The following proteins are co-located in the Citrobacter freundii ATCC 8090 = MTCC 1658 = NBRC 12681 genome:
- a CDS encoding amino acid permease translates to MSKFWSKEETLWSFALYGTAVGAGTLFLPIQLGSAGAVVLFITALVAWPLTYWPHKALCQFILSSKTSAGEGITGAVTHYYGKKIGSLITTLYFIAFFVVVLIYAVAITNSLTEQLAKHIEIDLRVRMLVSLGVVLVLNLIFLMGRQATIRVMGFLVFPLIAYFLFLSLYLTGSWQPTLLTGQMSVDQHTLHQVWISIPVMVFAFSHTPIISTFAIDRREKYGEQAMGKCKKIMKVAYVIICLSVLFFVFSCLLSIPTNYIEDAKNEGVTILSALSMMPNAPAWLSISGIIVAVVAMSKSFLGTYFGVIEGATEVVKTSLHQVGVKKSRAFNRALSIMLVSAITFIICCINPNAISMIYAISGPLIAMILFIMPTLSTYLIPALKPYRSVGNLITLIVGLLCVSVMFFG, encoded by the coding sequence ATGTCGAAATTTTGGTCAAAAGAAGAGACTCTCTGGAGCTTCGCACTATATGGGACTGCCGTCGGCGCAGGAACCCTATTCCTCCCCATACAGCTGGGTTCTGCAGGTGCGGTGGTATTGTTTATCACCGCTCTCGTCGCCTGGCCTTTAACCTACTGGCCGCACAAGGCGCTGTGCCAGTTTATCCTGTCTTCAAAAACGTCGGCTGGTGAGGGGATCACTGGCGCGGTTACACACTACTACGGCAAGAAGATTGGCAGCCTGATCACCACCCTCTATTTTATTGCCTTCTTTGTGGTGGTACTGATCTACGCCGTGGCGATAACCAACTCACTCACCGAACAGCTGGCAAAACATATCGAGATAGATCTTCGCGTGCGTATGCTGGTCAGTCTGGGCGTAGTACTGGTGCTGAATTTAATTTTTCTGATGGGTCGACAAGCCACCATCCGGGTGATGGGCTTTCTGGTGTTCCCGCTCATCGCGTATTTTTTATTCCTTTCGCTCTACCTGACCGGAAGCTGGCAGCCAACGTTACTCACCGGCCAGATGTCTGTCGATCAGCACACGCTTCATCAGGTTTGGATATCTATTCCCGTGATGGTTTTCGCTTTTAGCCATACGCCAATTATCTCCACGTTCGCCATCGACAGAAGAGAGAAATACGGCGAGCAGGCCATGGGTAAATGCAAAAAAATCATGAAGGTAGCCTACGTCATCATCTGCCTGAGCGTGCTGTTTTTCGTTTTCAGCTGTTTGCTTTCGATTCCGACAAACTATATCGAGGATGCAAAAAATGAAGGCGTGACCATTCTGTCAGCACTATCGATGATGCCTAACGCACCGGCATGGCTGTCGATTTCTGGGATCATCGTTGCCGTCGTAGCGATGTCAAAATCGTTCCTTGGCACCTACTTTGGCGTGATTGAAGGGGCAACGGAGGTAGTAAAAACATCGTTGCATCAGGTGGGTGTGAAGAAAAGCCGGGCCTTTAACCGCGCCCTGTCCATCATGCTGGTCTCGGCTATCACGTTTATCATCTGCTGCATTAATCCTAATGCTATTTCAATGATTTACGCGATTAGTGGGCCGCTGATTGCCATGATTCTGTTTATCATGCCGACATTGTCTACCTATCTGATCCCGGCGCTGAAGCCATACCGTTCAGTGGGTAACCTGATCACCCTGATTGTCGGTCTGCTGTGCGTATCTGTGATGTTTTTTGGCTAG
- a CDS encoding nickel/cobalt efflux protein RcnA, giving the protein MGEFSTLLQQGNAWFFIPSAILLGVLHGLEPGHSKTMMAAFIIAIKGTIKQAVMLGLAATLSHTAVVWLIALGGMYISKAFTAQAVEPWLQFVSAIIILGTAFWMFWRTWQGEQNWLAQTHHDHDHGHHHHHVHDDYHHHHHDHDDDHHHHHDHDHNHAALAGLSEGSKEYQDAHERAHATDIQRRFAGKEVTNGQILLFGLTGGLIPCPAAITVLLICIQLKAFTLGATMVLCFSLGLALTLVTVGVGAAISVQQAAKRWSGFNTLARKAPYFSSVLIAMVGLYMGIHGYMGIVG; this is encoded by the coding sequence ATGGGTGAGTTTTCTACGCTTCTTCAGCAAGGCAACGCCTGGTTTTTCATTCCCAGCGCGATTCTATTAGGTGTGTTGCACGGTCTGGAACCAGGGCATTCCAAGACGATGATGGCGGCCTTTATTATTGCTATTAAGGGGACCATCAAACAGGCGGTGATGCTGGGGCTGGCAGCAACGCTGTCGCATACCGCCGTAGTATGGCTGATTGCGCTCGGTGGGATGTATATCAGCAAAGCGTTTACCGCCCAGGCCGTTGAGCCCTGGCTGCAATTTGTCTCGGCGATAATTATTCTCGGGACCGCATTCTGGATGTTCTGGCGAACCTGGCAGGGAGAGCAGAACTGGCTGGCCCAGACGCATCACGACCACGATCACGGACATCACCACCACCATGTTCATGACGACTATCACCACCATCATCATGATCACGATGACGATCATCACCATCATCATGACCACGATCATAACCATGCCGCGTTAGCAGGGCTGAGCGAGGGTTCGAAAGAGTATCAGGATGCCCACGAACGGGCGCATGCCACCGATATTCAGCGCCGCTTTGCGGGCAAAGAGGTCACCAACGGCCAAATATTACTGTTCGGTCTGACCGGTGGGCTGATCCCGTGCCCAGCTGCCATTACGGTGCTGCTGATATGCATCCAGCTCAAAGCCTTCACGCTGGGCGCCACCATGGTGCTGTGCTTCAGCCTCGGGCTGGCGCTGACACTGGTAACGGTGGGCGTGGGTGCGGCAATCAGCGTGCAGCAGGCGGCCAAGCGTTGGAGCGGATTTAACACACTGGCACGCAAAGCGCCCTATTTTTCCAGCGTGCTCATTGCAATGGTCGGCTTATATATGGGGATTCACGGCTATATGGGGATCGTCGGTTAA
- the rcnR gene encoding Ni(II)/Co(II)-binding transcriptional repressor RcnR: MSHTIRDKQKLKARTSKIQGQVAALKTMLDEPHECAAVLQQIAAIRGAVNGLMREVIKGHLTEHIVHQGDEIKREEDLDVILKVLDSYIK; the protein is encoded by the coding sequence ATGTCACATACGATCCGCGACAAACAAAAGCTGAAAGCCCGAACCAGCAAGATTCAGGGGCAGGTAGCGGCGTTGAAAACCATGCTGGATGAACCGCATGAATGCGCGGCGGTATTGCAGCAAATAGCGGCGATCCGCGGGGCGGTAAATGGATTAATGCGCGAAGTGATTAAAGGTCATCTGACCGAGCACATTGTGCATCAGGGCGATGAAATTAAGCGCGAAGAAGATTTGGATGTGATTCTGAAAGTACTGGATTCGTACATCAAATAA
- a CDS encoding multidrug/biocide efflux PACE transporter, whose amino-acid sequence MQHDTVQRRSLVERIFHAVCFEGIATAVLAPTTAWLMQRSVLEMGGLTILLATTAMIWNIIYNALFDRLWPSHLVKRTAKVRAFHALGFESGFIVIGVSIVAYVLNVSLFQAFTLEIGFFLFFLPYTMFYNWAYDTLRERVMKRRQQRVTA is encoded by the coding sequence ATGCAACACGATACTGTCCAACGCCGCTCGTTAGTAGAGCGTATTTTTCATGCCGTCTGCTTTGAAGGCATTGCCACCGCTGTTCTTGCACCAACCACCGCATGGTTGATGCAGCGCTCGGTGCTGGAAATGGGCGGACTGACCATTCTTCTCGCCACTACAGCGATGATCTGGAATATCATTTATAACGCCCTGTTTGACCGTCTGTGGCCGTCGCACCTGGTAAAACGTACGGCGAAAGTGCGAGCATTTCACGCCTTAGGTTTTGAGAGTGGTTTTATTGTGATTGGGGTGAGCATCGTGGCGTATGTGCTGAACGTCAGCCTGTTTCAGGCATTCACGCTGGAAATAGGTTTCTTCCTGTTCTTCCTGCCGTATACCATGTTCTATAACTGGGCTTATGACACGTTACGCGAGCGTGTTATGAAGCGTCGCCAGCAGCGCGTTACTGCCTGA
- a CDS encoding LysR family transcriptional regulator, whose amino-acid sequence MRYSPEALTAFVETVSCGSFSAAARRLRKMGYVQAILSASDRLDEAAISLSGETEARLTFVLSDTLHPDVLEELMVQFDRKFPHTEFECLIGEDEDVIDLLQKGRAQVGLIEAREDYPTDMGVTRLPMQTWMGLYVAVSHPLAAQEKLQWEQLHTWRELRLNTYLESGTNVARGPVWSAPNYLLLLSMAVQGFGWCALPCALVEEFAAEKPLVQLKLPGWPKAISIDLLWNKKSPPGVAGSWLRDHLQQSGVQMTNK is encoded by the coding sequence ATGCGTTACTCTCCTGAAGCGTTAACGGCATTTGTAGAGACCGTTTCCTGCGGCTCATTTTCTGCTGCGGCCCGGCGGCTGCGCAAAATGGGTTATGTGCAGGCCATTCTGTCAGCGAGCGATCGTCTGGACGAGGCGGCGATTTCGCTGTCGGGTGAAACGGAAGCGCGTCTGACCTTCGTGTTGTCAGACACGCTGCATCCGGATGTGCTGGAAGAGTTGATGGTGCAGTTTGACCGCAAGTTTCCCCATACTGAGTTTGAATGTCTGATTGGCGAAGACGAGGACGTGATCGATCTGCTGCAAAAAGGACGTGCTCAGGTGGGGTTGATCGAAGCGCGGGAGGATTACCCGACCGACATGGGCGTTACGCGTCTGCCGATGCAAACCTGGATGGGATTATACGTGGCGGTATCGCATCCTTTGGCGGCTCAAGAAAAACTGCAGTGGGAACAGCTGCATACCTGGCGCGAGCTGCGTCTGAATACCTATCTGGAAAGCGGGACTAACGTGGCGCGCGGTCCCGTCTGGTCGGCTCCTAACTACCTGTTATTGCTAAGTATGGCTGTTCAGGGATTCGGCTGGTGCGCGCTCCCGTGTGCGCTGGTGGAGGAGTTTGCGGCAGAAAAACCATTGGTTCAATTAAAGCTGCCCGGCTGGCCAAAGGCTATCTCTATCGATCTGTTGTGGAATAAGAAATCACCGCCTGGCGTGGCGGGAAGTTGGCTGCGCGACCATTTACAGCAGAGTGGCGTTCAGATGACCAATAAATGA
- a CDS encoding acetyl-CoA C-acetyltransferase, with the protein MKEVVIVGALRTPIGCFQGTLARHSAVELGSMVVRALLERTGVDVHAVDEVILGQVLTAGAGQNPARQSAINGGLPNTVSAITINDVCGSGLKALHLATQAIQCGEADIVIAGGQENMSRAPHVLTDSRTGAQLGNSQLVDSLVHDGLWDAFNDYHMGVTAENLAREYGISRELQDAYALHSQHKARMAIDAGRFKDEIVPVVTQRNGQSLVVDTDEQPRTDASAEGLARLDPTFDRLGSVTAGNASSINDGAAAVMMMSEAKAQELNLPVLARIRAFASVGVDPALMGIAPVYATRRCLERVGWQLADVDLIEANEAFAAQALSVGKMLEWDERRVNVNGGAIALGHPIGASGCRILVSLVHEMVKRRAHKGLATLCIGGGQGVALAIERD; encoded by the coding sequence ATGAAAGAGGTTGTGATAGTCGGGGCGTTAAGGACACCGATTGGTTGCTTCCAGGGGACGCTGGCGCGCCATTCTGCCGTTGAATTAGGCAGCATGGTGGTCAGGGCTTTACTGGAACGCACAGGCGTGGACGTTCATGCTGTGGATGAAGTGATCCTCGGTCAGGTGCTTACCGCAGGTGCCGGGCAGAATCCGGCGCGTCAGTCTGCCATCAATGGTGGGCTACCCAATACCGTTTCCGCCATCACCATTAACGATGTCTGCGGTTCGGGCCTGAAAGCGCTGCATCTGGCGACCCAGGCTATCCAGTGCGGCGAAGCCGACATTGTGATTGCGGGCGGGCAAGAGAATATGAGCCGTGCCCCGCATGTCCTTACCGATAGCCGCACCGGCGCACAGCTGGGGAACAGCCAACTGGTCGACAGCCTGGTACATGACGGTCTGTGGGATGCCTTCAACGATTATCACATGGGCGTTACCGCGGAAAACCTGGCGCGAGAATACGGCATTAGCCGCGAATTGCAGGATGCCTACGCGCTGCACTCGCAGCACAAAGCGCGGATGGCAATTGATGCTGGACGCTTTAAAGATGAAATCGTGCCGGTGGTAACACAGCGTAATGGGCAATCATTGGTGGTGGATACCGACGAGCAGCCCCGTACCGATGCCAGCGCCGAAGGGCTGGCGCGTCTGGATCCTACCTTTGACAGGCTCGGTTCGGTAACGGCAGGTAACGCGTCATCCATCAATGACGGCGCCGCTGCGGTGATGATGATGAGCGAGGCCAAGGCGCAAGAGTTGAACTTACCTGTACTGGCCCGTATTCGCGCCTTTGCCAGCGTCGGGGTCGACCCTGCGCTCATGGGGATTGCGCCAGTGTATGCGACGCGCCGCTGCCTTGAGCGTGTGGGCTGGCAACTGGCTGATGTTGATCTTATCGAAGCTAATGAGGCCTTCGCCGCGCAGGCATTATCCGTTGGGAAAATGCTGGAGTGGGATGAACGGCGGGTGAATGTTAACGGCGGAGCCATTGCGCTCGGTCACCCGATTGGCGCATCTGGCTGCCGAATTCTGGTTTCGCTAGTGCATGAAATGGTGAAGCGTCGGGCGCATAAGGGCCTGGCAACGCTGTGTATCGGTGGTGGTCAGGGGGTGGCGCTCGCTATCGAACGAGATTAA